From a single Arachis hypogaea cultivar Tifrunner chromosome 3, arahy.Tifrunner.gnm2.J5K5, whole genome shotgun sequence genomic region:
- the LOC112789106 gene encoding auxin-induced protein 6B, with amino-acid sequence MGFRFPVIRKASFSARQAASKSVEVPKGYLAVYVGENQKRFVIPISYLNQPAFQDLLSQAEEEFGYDHPMGGLTIPCSEHVFQLITSRLN; translated from the coding sequence ATGGGTTTCCGTTTTCCTGTCATCCGAAAGGCATCATTCTCTGCTAGGCAAGCAGCTTCAAAATCTGTAGAAGTCCCAAAGGGGTATCTTGCAGTGTATGTCGGAGAGAACCAGAAGCGTTTTGTGATTCCCATTTCATATTTGAACCAACCTGCATTCCAAGACTTGTTGAGTCAAGCTGAGGAAGAGTTTGGATATGATCATCCCATGGGAGGTCTCACAATTCCCTGCAGTGAACATGTCTTCCAGTTAATCACATCTCGCTTGAATTGA